CTCGGATGGCTTTCGGCCGCGGGAATGTCGGCCACGAAGTTCGCCACACCCTGCCGGCGGGCGGCACTCCGGTAGGGCAGCGCAAAGGCTTCCCGCACGGGACCGGGCAGGGCGGGGGAGGCGAGGGAGTGCGTGATGCGGATGAAGGCGTCGGTACTGCGCGTTCCCCAGGGATGGACGGCCGGGTGCAGGGCGAGCTTCAGTGCCGGCGGCAGCGAATACCCCGCCGGATGCACAGCTGTGTTGGTCAGGACCACACCGGCCAGCTGGCGGCGGTGCCGCAGCGCCCAGCCCAGGGAGATGACGCCTCCCCAGTCGTGGCCGACCGTCACGACGGGACCGGTGATGTCCAGCGCGTCGGTCAGGTTCCCGAGGTCCGTGATCCGGTCCTCGAGCCGACGGAAGGCACCCGTGCGTTCGGAGAAGCCCATGTCCAGCTGGTCCACGGCGACCACGCGCCAGGGCTTGTCCGCGGAAGCACCGGCTACCAGCAGGGTGCGCCAGAGGTAGGACCAGGTGGGATTGCCGTGCACGCAGAGCAGGGTTCCGGCCGGTTCGACGCCGGCAGCGGCCAGATCAGGGCCGTTATCAAGGACGTGCCACTTGCGGACCGTACCGGGGACCTCGACGGCGGCGGTGGAGGGAACAGGGACAAACGAGGACCAGGAGTCAGGAACGCCGGGCCAAAGCTCCTCTACCACGCAATTTCCATCATGGTCGTGTTCAGTCCGGAGCCCACGCCCATGCACAGCACCCGGTCGCCCGGGTTCAGGGAACGGGATTCCTGGGCGAGGGTCATCGGCAGCGACGCCGGGCCCACATTGCCCCAGTTCGGGAAGGTTATCGGCACGCGCTTCCGGTCCAGGTCCACGGCCTTGATGATGGCGTTGGTGTAGGAGTTGGAGACCTGGTGGGTGACGTAGCGGTCCATGCCGGACCAGTCCCAGCCGTTGCCGTGCGCTTCGTGCCAGGCGTCAACCACGAGTTCGAGCCCGCCGTCCAGCAGCCCCTTGGTGTCGGTGTACATTCCGTCGATGCCGCCCACGCACAGTTCGTGGTGCTGGGTGCCGGCACGCGACACGCCGCCCAGGATGCGGTGCGATCCGGGGTGCCGGTCGGCCCGGCCGATGACGGCCGCGGCGGCACCGGAGCCGAGGGTGAGGGTGGCGAATTCGCGCAGATAGTCGTCGCGGGTGGAATCCGGGCGGTTCAGGCGCTCAAAGGTGGCTTCCTGCACGCCCTGGGCATCTTCGCCCGCCACGATCAGGGCATAGTTGATCTGCCCGGAGTCGATCATGTTGGAGGCCAGGGTCATGCCGTTGACGAAGCCCAGGCACGCATTGGCCAGGTCGAAGTTCATGGCGGAGGACGGAAGTCCCAGGCCGTTGTGGATCTTGACGGCAACGGAAGGCTCAAGGTTGCGGCGCGTGACCGAGGTATTGATGAGCAGCCCGATTTCGGAGGCCTCCACACCTGCCTCGGCGAGGGCCTTGGCGCCGGCCTCGGTGGCGCCGTCGTCGAACGCAGTGCCCGGGGCCCACCAGCGCCGCTCACTCACGCCGGCCACCCGCTCCAGCATGCGCTTGGAAAGCCGCAGCCGCTTGAGGGAAGGCTCAAGGCGTTCATCGAATTCACTGGAACTCATCACCACCGGAGCTTCAACGCTGTTAACGCTGAGGATGGCCGAGTTGGAGTGCTGGAAGTTGAAGTTCCCGGTCAAAATGCCTGCCTTG
This window of the Arthrobacter sp. zg-Y919 genome carries:
- a CDS encoding 3-oxoacyl-ACP synthase III — protein: MTGNFNFQHSNSAILSVNSVEAPVVMSSSEFDERLEPSLKRLRLSKRMLERVAGVSERRWWAPGTAFDDGATEAGAKALAEAGVEASEIGLLINTSVTRRNLEPSVAVKIHNGLGLPSSAMNFDLANACLGFVNGMTLASNMIDSGQINYALIVAGEDAQGVQEATFERLNRPDSTRDDYLREFATLTLGSGAAAAVIGRADRHPGSHRILGGVSRAGTQHHELCVGGIDGMYTDTKGLLDGGLELVVDAWHEAHGNGWDWSGMDRYVTHQVSNSYTNAIIKAVDLDRKRVPITFPNWGNVGPASLPMTLAQESRSLNPGDRVLCMGVGSGLNTTMMEIAW